The sequence CTGGTGGTGAGATCATGCTTGAATGGATATTTCCTCGAAAATTAATACCCTAGCTGGAAATCTCACCGCTAGATGTGCTGTGTAGGCCTACCGGCAAGAATGATTTcaggatattttttaaagactaaATCGCACCCAACCTCAAAGAGCaactcgataaaaaaaaaagtcgaaaaatgaaacagacTTGGCTCGCCATATGAGTGGTGCTACAAGTATTCTATTTATATTGGGCTCTATTggatgtgttttcttttgccattTTATCTGGCAACACAGCATGGCTTTGCGCCTTGGtagcgcgagaacggggagaagagggaggagggcgtacgaaaaaagggggacttacgtttcctcttctcccccattcgtcccattcttcTTTGGTtaagaataaaattatttcttcgagaatttttgtattttattaatcaattaaaaaattaatggacTTTAATGTCGTCTGAAATCTGAGTTGAGtcaacttttaaattttagatttatttatttattttattttgtttttgaatttgacaaAGCAACtgcgccaaaaagaaaaaagtgcgtTGTCAATTTTCACTTAACGAACTCCGTGAGATAATGTCAGCCATCTCACAGTACCAACaggaactgttttctcttgccagATGCCACCATCACGAGATGGTTGAAAAAATGAGTACAATTtctcaaacaatttttttttattagttagACGTATAGACGTGTCCAGCCTTTTTATAAACGAAAAACACTGACctttgataaatttttttcttcattaattTCCTCGAAGGAAACATTGGAAACTTCCTCGCAGTCAAGTGAAATCCAATTGTTTTCCACTTAACGATCTTAGATGTATGATATACCTAAAGAAGCCCAATTATAGGTGTACATTTtccttgtttctctcttttgtcgtGTTCTGCATTCTTTTAAAACCTGAATATAACATTTGGAATTAAATATCCTTAATGATTACTTTTATTACAAAACTTATTATCTCTTATTTCATATGAGATATCGTATTCTGCACTATCAAAACAACTATTTCaggttcttctttcttcgttgTCAAAGTTCGCGTCTAACACATATGTAATGCAACGTCAATCTGGATTATTAAAGAAATGTATCTTGTCGGCAACCGGGGTCGCTTTGTGGCTTTGTTTGCTACAACATAAAACCACTCAACCATAGTCTTTGTtcgattttaattaaaattgcaAGGGTAGTGCTTAGATTATGAGCGAAGTGAAACGCAGAGAAATGAGAGatacaaatcaaaatatccaaGTCTTCGTCCGAATTCGGTGAGGGCGTTTATTTTTCTAACTTTCTTTTTGCAACTCGACATaacgttatttttttcatgaaaagTTTTCAGGCCTGTTAGCTCGCAAGAGAAAGCAGCCCGTTCACCCATTGTGGTTGAAACTCAAGCTGGCAACAATAAAGAAATGTAGGTGGTTGAGAAGAGTTCGCTAACAAAATCTTTCAACTTTGATCGGGTCTTTGGGACCAATTCAAAGCAAGTGGATGTCTATAAAGTTGTTGCCACTCCATTGGTGGACGAAGTGCTGGCAGGCTATAACTGCACTGTATTTGCATATGGACAGACGGGGACAGGCAAAACTTTCACCATGGAGGGTGAAAGGCATGACGAATTGTCATCTTCATGGGAGAATGTAAGTTTTTCGAAAACAGAACCTGTTCATAGTTAAgactttgtttttaattttggtttgTTAAATCTTTTAGGATCCATATTCTGGAATCATTCCTAGAACACTGTCACATCTGTTTGATGAATTGAGGGTTCAAGAAGTTGAGTGTACAGTCCGtgtttcatttattgaaatttacaaTGAAGACATCTATGATTTGCTGTCTGGAACTGATGACACTACCAAACTTCGGTGAGTCATTCATTACATTATCCTAATCATTTTTGTGACCGTTTAGTAAAAACACATTTGTCTTTCAATTTGTTATAGCTTGTATGATGACGCAATCAAGAAGGGCTCAGTCATTATCCAAGGCATGGAGGAGGTAACTGTGCACAACAATAACGAAGTGAGTTTTTCCTGGTTTCTATTGTCTtccatttcaacattttaaggCTGCTTTAAGTCCGTTGTTTACCATCTGTTATTTCATGGTTATTTATCTTACAGGTTTACAGTATTTTGGCTAAAGGCTCGCTCAAGCGTCAAACAGTAGCCACGCTAATGAATGCCCATTCGAGTCGCTCGCATACCATCTTCTCCATCACTGTTCACATCAAGGAGAACAATGACGGCGAGGAGCTCATGAAGATTGGCAAACTGAACCTGGTCGATTTGGCCGGGAGTGAGAACATTGGTCGATCTGGGGCCGTTGAACGCCGAGCTCGTGAAGCCGGCAATATCAATCAATCATTGCTCACACTTGGTCGTGTTATCACTTCCCTCGTCGAGCGTGCTTCACACATCCCATACAGGTATATAATTTAAACGGAATGATTCGACTGCGCCCTACGgccacaaaaatagatgcgtCATTCAACGCGTTAATAACGTTATAATGGATATGTTTCTCTTCTCTTGGAATCATTTAGTGAGTCGAAACTGACACACTTGCTTCAGGACTCTCTGGGCGGCCGAACTAAAACGTCTTTAATCGCTACTATCTCGCCAGCGGCCGCCAACCTGGAGGAGACTCTATCAACCCTCGACTACGCCCACCGAACCAAGAACATCACCAACCGACCCGAGGTCAATCAGAAGCTCACGAAAAAGGCCCTACTCAAGGTAATCATCGCATACTTGAGAGTGCGCGGAATCCTATCAGCTTTCTCTTCCGCCCTCATCTGACTTGTCTCGAAATATCCTGGCCGGTGTTAACGACCTATCCCACACTACTTACTGCCGCTGCTTGGCTTGACTAATGACATGGGCCTTTCCACACACGCAACCATTTGTATTTaaagttggtggtggtggatgttATTAGGAGTCCGTCTAGAGCAGTTTAGGCACCGTCCCTTACCAAAAGGGAGAGAAAGACCACACAATCAAATGCTGAGTCATTCCTATTTTCCCTTCGAGATTccaaagttattttttctcaCTGGAAGGTACCGAATAGGaagaaaatcgattttttttatgttttttctttggggtTCCTGGTATGTCTGCATGGGGTGTTTATGGGAGGAGGGGTCTGTTGTTGGCACTTGTTTGTAACAAGGAgggagaaataattgaaaagtccCAACCTGTCTGTTTGGAGTCCCGAGGATTAGACTGGGCACACGTCAGTGGAGAGACGTGCTGCTACGTGCTTGCTGTGAGGGAGtgagtctgtgtgtgtgtgcggacgtcgtgtgtgtgtgttgtgagtAGGCCGTTCGGGTCATGTGTTGTCTGGtggggatttttgtttttgaacttggcgcttaaaaaattgagatgtattcatctcttttttatttcttttcgatGGGCGTGTGTGATTAAGTCCTTTATTTGACTGGTTTATTCTTGTGTACACTATCGCCGTTTAAATTATCAGGGATATTtaaggaacttttttttaaatatttttctctatctctccCACTCTCCCGGGGcggtccctttttttttttttttacttgtagcTCCTCTTTAACAATAGGGTGGAGGGGGATTAACTAAATGTTGAGGGGCTAGAACTTTGGGATCGTTTCCAGCCTGTGATGGATTGAAATTTGTCCGAGGGCCAGGTGCTGCGCTGCGCTTTTTTCTCCCTTGTGCGTCTTTTTTATGATCTTTCAATCTTGGCACATTGTTATTGTTGAATGCATAAAATTATATTaacctttttctgtttcagATTTCAAAACTTGGAGTAGTAGACCCGTCCCCTGTTTGGCATGAATCTAACGATGGAGTACCACTActatcggaagaagaaatgcaacaacagcagcaacagcaacagcaacatgtgaatgaaatggaagaagaagagcgacaaaaacaacaacaacagcagcaacaacagcagcagcaacaacaacatgtgaTTGAAATGGGTGAAGAAGAgcgacaacagcaacaacagcaacaacaacagcagcagcaacaacaacaacagcagcaacatcaacaacagcagcagcagcaacaacatgtGATTGAAATGGGTGAAGAAGAgcgacaacagcaacaacagcaacaacaacagcagcagcagcaacaacaacagcagcagcaacaacaacaacagcagcaacagcaacaacagcagcagcagcaacaacagcaacaacaacagcagcagcaacagcagcagcaacaacaacagcagcagcaacaacaacaacaacagcagcaacaacaacagcaacaacaacaacagcagcaacaacaacagcagcaacaacaacagcagcaacaacaacagcagcaacaacaacagcaacaacaacaacagcagcaacatcaGCAACAACCATTAATGCTACCAGGGTACGACGGCCCTATTACATCCATGGCAAGAGTCaacattttggttttggtgAATCAATTGGCCAATGTAGTAATGGACTTCGTTGCACAAGATCTTTCCACCAGTGGTCTGGTTATGTCTGCTTTTTTTTGTGGTCATTTTGGCGCTTATTTGCTTGAACCTTGTAGTAGTTTACATAAACCTTGATCTCTATGTTAACAGGACACGCCTACATGATCTAGTCTACGCCTGTTACGTTCTTGGCCTAgctcatgttttttttaaattgttccgTGACTTACTTCTTGGGAGGGGGTGGCTTTATGCCTTAACTAAGTTAATTAAGTAAACCACCCCCAaccgcagcagcaacaacaacagcaacaacaacagcaacaaccatGGAGGACCATGGCCTTCTAaattttgaccttttttttaatgtcatgtttttaatgttcaaAACGATGTTGCTTTCTATCCGGGAGGGGAAAACTATGTTGCTTTCTAATAATCAAGCCTGGTGCCACAAAGGTTGTGGCACCTTAGAGATTTTAAAagtctcttttcctttttttttcttgattagcGAATAATTCGATACTTATATTCCCTTCTTCACCCTCATGCTTCAACATTCTggtttgtttgattgagatcTAAATATCAATGTACTTTTGAATAAAGAATTCAAGTTAATATGGCAAGATTAACAATATTTCAATGACTGGCGTACCTGTGGATAGAGTTCAGCGCTTAGAACGTCTACGGGGAGGGCAAATTCATTATCGACACTTAGTGTCTGTTTCGACTGCAGTTGCAGGAGTTGGCTGGCGAAAAAATGAGTCGACGAACGATTATACCGTGCAAGTAACTGGCCGCAACCGTGATTTGATAGGCGACGGTAGCTTTGAATTGGCCATTCTTGGACTGGACCACAATTCGATTGCTAGCCGTTTTCAGTGGACTCACACTAGAAGGTTTTGATACaattgagaagaaaataagcaaacacgaaaaataaatttctaaaaaggaGAACTCACGATTAAATGTAACTAGGGCGACCAAGGTCGGTGTGGTCTGATATGGCGGGACCTTGATTGGACTAAATTCGATCGACAATCCTTCGCTTAGTCAGGCAGAGATATCCATGTAGAAATCCATCCGCTTGGCATCCAGCAACACGTCGACAATTACCGAGGCCTCTATGGCAGCCTTGAAATTAATCCGGTACATCGGGACGATCGAAGACACAACGGACTGCATGTCAGCGATTCCGGCCGATCTGCCACGTCGATGTTGCACGGTCCCCCTTTTGCACTGTTATTTTCTATCACAGAAACGCAGATTTAAAACATTCGCAACACgataaaaacgaaatttagCCATGTGAAAATTTGACATCTGATCACGAATACAGCACGAATcaaatttataataaatttttaagatCTAAGACCTTGGAAGAAATTGACAGTCGTTGAAGTAACACTTTccggtaaaaagaaaagcaaccgGGGTGGCGCAAACTTCATTTTATAGCCTACTTGTTGCATTGTCTTCGATAATGGCGATGATACcctagatatttaaaaaagtttgcACAACACAATTTGACATTTAGATCAAAATCAAAGTTTAGATAACTTGTTCTTCAACGGCGAGCTGCTTTTTCGGATCGGAATCTCGTCCTTCCATTTTAAGCCATTTCCTGTGAACAGAGCTGTATCAAACCTCATACAGATTTGTTTCACAAGTACGCGAAACAGATCGGTTACAAGAATCTGTAACAGATCTATGTGCTACCTGGGATTTGAAAAAGTGGATGTCAACCCAAAATCATTTGAACTTGCAAAGgttcatattttatatttttttatataatttagaaaaataatttttacacaaatactagaaatatttttcatttttgcttcGTGAATCTAAAAAGTGCCATAATGCGTCGCTTTAGGTACCTTTTAATTTGCCGCCTACTCTAGTACTAGGCCATGATTTGCGGACCACATGACAACTGGCAGTAACCAAGCAGTAACAGACTAAATTTTCTACAATCTCTATCTAGCGGTAAAATGTTCAACAGTATGCGTAGCAGATAGCACGCACAGTCGCAcacgtaaataaaaaagaaaagatataatgcaaattttttcaaatctttttttaataaattgaaaatgcttTAACTTCTAATTTCATTTACATGTCATAATTTTGGATCTACTGCAGATCCGACCCCTCAACTTAACTAGCTTTTTAATTAGTCAATAACTAGCTTTGCCAACTAATCAATTACTTTACTTTTTCAACTAATGAAttactttacttttttcaACTAATCGATAATGATCAGTATCTATTTACTAGTTTATTGCCAACTAATGAGGAACTTCCGTGGCCTGGAGAGGAGTGCTGAAGATCCTCGGCTAAAGAGCGGAGCCCGCGCTGCAAAGGCAGCGTCGCCAAGTTAGAATATatgtttttttcggttttttatatatttatccgGCAATACTGGAAATTTTGTGTGCTCTAACGTCAGTTAGCGCTTTCCAAGTGGAGAGAGTAGGACCTCATTTCtctcaaaaaattattacttttCTTTCTGTACAATGCAATAGTCTAACTTTTCACTTTACTAGTTTACGCTGTGGCTTTACTAGTTTACGCTGTGGCTTTACTAGTTCACGCTTTACTAGTTAAGGCTTTACTTGTTTACACTTTAATAGT is a genomic window of Daphnia pulicaria isolate SC F1-1A chromosome 2, SC_F0-13Bv2, whole genome shotgun sequence containing:
- the LOC124327699 gene encoding kinesin-like protein KIF11 — its product is KSFNFDRVFGTNSKQVDVYKVVATPLVDEVLAGYNCTVFAYGQTGTGKTFTMEGERHDELSSSWENDPYSGIIPRTLSHLFDELRVQEVECTVRVSFIEIYNEDIYDLLSGTDDTTKLRLYDDAIKKGSVIIQGMEEVTVHNNNEVYSILAKGSLKRQTVATLMNAHSSRSHTIFSITVHIKENNDGEELMKIGKLNLVDLAGSENIGRSGAVERRAREAGNINQSLLTLGRVITSLVERASHIPYSESKLTHLLQDSLGGRTKTSLIATISPAAANLEETLSTLDYAHRTKNITNRPEVNQKLTKKALLKISKLGVVDPSPVWHESNDGQQQQQQQQQQQPWRTMAF